From one Oxobacter pfennigii genomic stretch:
- a CDS encoding ABC transporter permease, producing the protein MWIFLKKFYKELGESKGQFISVLAVVIIGVMFYTGLYSALESLSGAAERYFREYRMGDLWGSVYRAPEGIVKRIDEISGVKMVTGRVVQDVRISMKKREAMVRLISLPDERVDTVNDIQLRSGSYFSNDAGNQCIVSENFFKAHGLTMGQTIEPIINGDRVKLKVVGTAKSPEYTYEIREASELIPDPEKFGVVYVKKSYLHSSLDFKGSINDISVLLEQQADIKKVKAQMEKVLKQYGLTGIVEKKDQLSYSLVNADITSFKSIAAIFPMLFFIASAVIIYITMTRMIENQRTLMGVLKALGYSNMDIMLHYQTYPLLVGILGSIIGAIMGVFLVGKGLLNLFNSIYNLPIEETAVHLSIVLPAALLALAFCVTAGYNACRKELQLVPAETMRPKPPASGKKLFLERLRLLWENINFSWKIILRNLFRYKKRSAMASIGIIFSTALLLIALGVQNSMDFLMQEQFYKIQRFDIKINLSRMMNADELTYIKNIDHMKSVEPIFESGMELISGWRKKNIGLMVLGMESKLYGIFDSTGDPVKPPEDGILLPARLMSTLGIKPGDKVYLKSFYPGKNEDKDKKEVSIKGAVSQFIGQSAICSTGYLNYLLKEGVVTNAAYIELEDSRYEKQVMENLKDILAISTIQSKSEIIANTEKTLESMNSIIYFMILGAGILAFAVIYNITNINIFERRREIATLSVLGFTSSELKSLVFNENFFLSIFGALVGIPLGRFLSELVITMQATDTMYLPLVLNPSSYFITVLMIIVFTIMANLVLTRKILSINMVESLKSAE; encoded by the coding sequence ATGTGGATTTTCTTAAAAAAGTTCTATAAAGAGCTTGGAGAATCGAAGGGACAGTTCATATCCGTGCTGGCTGTTGTTATTATCGGTGTAATGTTTTATACAGGCCTGTATTCCGCCCTTGAGAGCCTATCGGGAGCGGCAGAAAGATACTTCAGAGAATACCGTATGGGGGATCTTTGGGGCTCAGTGTACCGGGCTCCGGAAGGAATAGTTAAAAGGATTGATGAGATTTCCGGGGTGAAAATGGTTACGGGAAGAGTGGTTCAGGATGTGAGGATAAGCATGAAGAAACGGGAAGCCATGGTCAGGCTTATTTCCCTTCCCGATGAAAGAGTGGATACCGTTAATGATATTCAACTGAGGTCGGGCAGCTATTTTTCCAACGATGCAGGAAATCAATGCATCGTTTCCGAGAACTTTTTCAAGGCTCATGGGCTGACAATGGGACAGACAATAGAACCTATCATAAACGGAGATCGGGTGAAACTGAAGGTGGTGGGCACGGCCAAAAGTCCCGAATATACTTATGAGATCCGTGAAGCCAGTGAATTGATACCTGATCCCGAAAAATTCGGTGTGGTTTATGTAAAAAAATCGTATTTACATTCCAGTCTGGATTTTAAAGGCTCCATCAATGATATAAGCGTGCTGCTGGAACAGCAGGCCGATATCAAAAAAGTCAAGGCCCAGATGGAAAAGGTACTGAAACAGTATGGACTTACGGGAATTGTTGAAAAAAAGGATCAGCTCAGCTATAGTTTGGTCAATGCCGATATAACTTCTTTTAAATCAATCGCCGCAATTTTCCCCATGCTTTTTTTTATTGCATCAGCGGTGATAATTTATATCACCATGACCAGGATGATAGAAAACCAGCGGACGCTGATGGGTGTGCTGAAAGCTTTGGGCTACAGTAATATGGACATTATGCTCCACTATCAGACTTATCCTTTACTGGTGGGAATACTGGGGAGCATTATCGGGGCGATTATGGGAGTATTCTTGGTAGGGAAAGGCCTACTGAACTTATTTAACTCCATATACAACCTACCTATAGAGGAAACCGCCGTTCATTTGAGTATTGTGCTCCCTGCCGCCCTTCTGGCCCTGGCATTCTGTGTTACCGCAGGCTACAATGCCTGCAGGAAGGAACTTCAGCTAGTGCCTGCCGAAACTATGAGGCCGAAGCCTCCTGCCTCTGGAAAAAAGCTGTTTCTTGAAAGACTCCGGTTGTTGTGGGAAAATATAAATTTCAGCTGGAAAATCATACTGAGAAACCTTTTCAGGTATAAAAAGCGCTCTGCAATGGCGTCTATAGGAATCATATTTTCAACAGCGCTGCTCCTGATCGCTCTGGGAGTCCAGAATTCCATGGATTTTCTTATGCAGGAGCAATTTTATAAGATACAGAGATTCGATATAAAAATCAATCTTTCCAGGATGATGAATGCCGATGAGCTGACCTATATAAAGAACATCGACCATATGAAGTCGGTGGAGCCCATATTTGAGAGTGGAATGGAGCTTATAAGCGGGTGGAGGAAAAAGAATATAGGTCTTATGGTACTTGGCATGGAATCAAAGCTTTATGGAATTTTCGACAGTACAGGCGACCCGGTGAAACCGCCGGAGGACGGGATTCTTCTTCCAGCTCGTTTAATGAGTACATTAGGCATTAAGCCGGGGGATAAGGTATATCTCAAGTCCTTTTATCCCGGGAAGAATGAGGATAAGGATAAGAAAGAAGTAAGTATAAAAGGCGCCGTATCTCAGTTTATCGGGCAAAGTGCAATATGCAGCACCGGTTATCTCAACTATTTGCTGAAGGAAGGAGTTGTGACCAATGCAGCCTACATTGAACTGGAGGATTCCAGATATGAGAAGCAGGTCATGGAAAACCTGAAAGATATACTGGCCATCAGCACCATTCAATCAAAATCGGAGATCATAGCCAATACTGAAAAAACCCTTGAATCAATGAACAGCATAATATACTTTATGATACTGGGAGCAGGCATTCTGGCCTTTGCGGTCATTTACAACATAACAAATATCAATATTTTTGAGCGCAGAAGAGAAATAGCCACCCTATCGGTGTTGGGGTTCACTTCAAGTGAGCTTAAAAGCCTGGTATTCAATGAAAACTTCTTTTTAAGCATCTTTGGAGCTTTAGTGGGCATCCCTCTGGGAAGATTTCTTTCCGAGCTTGTAATAACAATGCAAGCCACCGATACCATGTATCTGCCCCTGGTGCTGAATCCTTCAAGCTATTTTATCACCGTATTGATGATAATTGTTTTTACTATCATGGCAAATTTAGTGCTCACAAGAAAAATTCTATCCATTAACATGGTTGAGTCACTGAAAAGTGCAGAGTAA
- a CDS encoding ATP synthase subunit C, producing MYIILVLMGIVITATISTGIMMRYKEFVSKEYKCKSYILYNLFSFTPLMVAAVTFMIPRVAHAADGSMGDSGLGFIAAALSTGFATLGTGIAVGSVGSSALGAVSEDPRLLGRSLIYVGLAEGIAIYGLIVSILILGRL from the coding sequence ATGTATATCATACTTGTTTTAATGGGTATTGTTATCACGGCAACAATCAGTACAGGAATAATGATGAGGTATAAAGAATTTGTAAGCAAGGAATATAAATGCAAAAGCTATATATTGTATAATCTTTTTTCCTTTACACCCCTTATGGTGGCGGCTGTCACATTCATGATTCCCCGGGTGGCTCATGCCGCAGACGGCAGCATGGGGGATTCGGGGTTGGGCTTTATCGCGGCTGCATTATCAACAGGCTTTGCTACATTGGGCACTGGCATTGCAGTAGGTTCTGTAGGCTCATCGGCACTGGGGGCGGTATCGGAAGATCCCAGGCTTTTAGGCAGGTCCCTTATTTACGTTGGCCTGGCAGAAGGAATAGCCATATACGGCCTTATAGTATCCATACTTATATTGGGAAGGCTTTAA
- a CDS encoding efflux RND transporter periplasmic adaptor subunit, which produces MKNKKLWILIIGMVFIACLAFIAFSNQGAEVPVTDVKRGDIKRYVEDIGTVKCKELKTVSIEGSGLIQNVAAGVGQQVKKGELLLSMERNQLEIQLKNVDEKIKEIKAGFEGNDIKNYASSVEKARIAVGRSKDAYESALEDFNKVKILAEAGAASNAELKQKEEALKSAEALMRTAELNLQQIEANTPDSVTTVYKAQLEQAVLSRESMLHNLEKQEVVSPIDGVILERHVDVNTVGMPGTVAFVIGDISRIEIEADILADEVSNIQPEDEVEITERSEQKHTIGGKVVKIAPGAVAVTSSLGVNQKRVAVTIEPAGQSELLRPGYDVDVKVITQRKNGVVLVPLSSVFDYNGKDCVFTVSDGKAVLTTVQKGIQDEEYAEIIDGLKEGDMVLTAPDINTKEGMRIKPEKSS; this is translated from the coding sequence GTGAAAAATAAAAAGTTGTGGATTTTGATTATCGGAATGGTATTTATAGCTTGCCTGGCGTTTATAGCCTTTTCAAATCAAGGGGCGGAAGTGCCTGTAACGGATGTGAAAAGGGGAGATATAAAAAGGTACGTGGAGGATATAGGTACTGTCAAATGCAAGGAACTGAAAACAGTGAGCATAGAGGGTAGCGGCCTGATACAAAATGTAGCTGCGGGGGTGGGACAACAGGTGAAGAAGGGGGAGCTGCTGCTTTCCATGGAGAGAAATCAGCTTGAAATACAGCTGAAGAATGTGGATGAAAAAATAAAGGAGATAAAGGCAGGCTTTGAAGGCAATGATATCAAGAACTATGCAAGCAGTGTGGAAAAGGCGAGAATTGCAGTTGGCCGGTCAAAGGATGCATATGAGTCGGCTCTGGAGGATTTCAACAAGGTTAAGATACTGGCTGAAGCAGGGGCGGCAAGTAATGCGGAGCTGAAGCAAAAGGAGGAAGCCTTAAAAAGCGCAGAGGCCCTGATGAGGACTGCTGAACTGAATTTGCAGCAGATAGAAGCAAACACTCCTGACAGTGTAACAACGGTCTATAAGGCTCAGCTGGAGCAGGCTGTACTTAGCAGGGAAAGCATGCTGCACAACCTGGAAAAGCAGGAGGTAGTTTCTCCTATAGACGGGGTAATTCTGGAAAGACACGTGGATGTAAATACAGTAGGTATGCCCGGTACTGTTGCATTTGTTATAGGAGATATAAGCAGGATAGAGATCGAGGCTGATATTCTGGCTGACGAGGTTTCAAATATCCAACCGGAAGATGAGGTTGAAATAACAGAAAGATCCGAGCAAAAGCATACAATAGGTGGCAAGGTTGTAAAAATAGCGCCAGGTGCCGTGGCTGTGACTTCGTCACTGGGAGTTAACCAGAAGAGGGTCGCTGTTACCATTGAGCCAGCAGGCCAATCAGAACTGCTGCGTCCCGGTTATGATGTGGATGTAAAGGTAATAACCCAGAGAAAGAACGGGGTGGTACTGGTGCCCTTAAGCTCAGTATTTGATTATAATGGGAAAGACTGTGTGTTTACAGTGTCTGATGGAAAAGCTGTCTTGACAACCGTACAAAAGGGAATACAGGATGAAGAATATGCGGAGATTATTGATGGTTTGAAGGAAGGGGATATGGTGCTGACCGCCCCAGATATAAACACCAAGGAAGGTATGAGGATAAAGCCTGAAAAATCTTCATGA
- a CDS encoding V-type ATP synthase subunit B, whose amino-acid sequence MKNQYLKLDRVEGPLIVLSGVKGAAYDEIVEVKSRGQRKVGRVVQLDGDRVVIQVFEGTSGLSTHDTAVSFTGKSLEIPLSRNILGRVFNGIGEPRDGARPIYSDIKRNIGGKPINPVARIYPRNFIQTGISAIDGFTTLIRGQKLPIFSGSGMPHNELAAQIVKQAALSGNNNEEFAIVFAAMGIKHDTAAFFRKAFEKSGVLGKVVMYMNLADEPIVERITTPRCALTAAEYLAFELNMHILVVMTDITSYCEALRELSSSREEVPSRRGYPGYLYSDLASLYERAGMIEGINGSITQIPILTMPNDDITHPVPDLTGYITEGQVVLSRDLDKRGIYPPINILPSLSRLMKDGIGEGYTREDHKELSNQIFAAYSRVQDVKALAQVIGEDELSDVDRMYMEFGRQFEQRLVKQGQDEDRSIENTLDLAWELLSLLPKEELDRMTPEILNKYYRENT is encoded by the coding sequence GTGAAAAACCAGTATCTTAAGTTGGACAGAGTGGAAGGTCCTCTTATCGTGCTGTCTGGAGTAAAGGGGGCAGCTTATGATGAAATAGTTGAGGTTAAATCAAGAGGGCAAAGAAAAGTAGGGCGGGTAGTGCAGTTAGATGGAGACAGGGTGGTAATTCAGGTTTTTGAAGGTACATCCGGGCTGTCTACCCATGATACAGCCGTAAGCTTTACCGGAAAGTCTCTTGAAATTCCCCTTTCAAGGAATATATTAGGGAGAGTATTTAATGGCATAGGAGAGCCCCGAGACGGTGCGAGGCCAATTTATAGCGACATAAAAAGAAATATCGGAGGAAAGCCCATAAATCCTGTAGCCAGAATTTATCCCAGAAATTTTATCCAGACAGGTATATCGGCTATAGATGGTTTCACCACCCTTATAAGAGGCCAGAAGCTTCCAATATTTTCAGGAAGCGGAATGCCCCATAACGAGCTGGCAGCCCAGATAGTAAAGCAAGCTGCTTTATCAGGAAATAACAACGAGGAATTTGCAATAGTATTTGCAGCTATGGGCATAAAGCACGATACAGCTGCATTTTTCAGAAAAGCCTTTGAAAAATCGGGGGTTTTGGGAAAAGTGGTGATGTATATGAACCTTGCCGACGAACCTATCGTCGAAAGGATAACCACACCAAGGTGTGCCCTGACTGCCGCCGAATACCTTGCCTTTGAATTGAATATGCACATATTGGTTGTCATGACGGATATAACAAGCTATTGTGAGGCATTGAGGGAATTATCATCTTCCCGAGAAGAAGTGCCCAGCCGCCGAGGATATCCGGGATATCTTTACTCTGACTTGGCAAGCCTTTATGAAAGAGCGGGCATGATAGAAGGTATAAATGGCTCCATAACCCAGATACCCATACTTACAATGCCAAATGATGATATAACCCACCCTGTGCCCGACCTCACAGGTTACATTACCGAAGGGCAGGTTGTTTTAAGCCGGGACCTTGATAAAAGAGGTATATATCCTCCCATAAACATACTGCCATCCTTATCCAGGCTTATGAAGGACGGAATCGGTGAAGGTTATACAAGGGAAGACCACAAGGAACTGTCCAATCAGATTTTTGCAGCCTATTCCCGGGTACAGGATGTAAAGGCATTGGCTCAGGTAATAGGCGAGGATGAGCTGTCAGATGTAGATAGGATGTATATGGAGTTTGGAAGGCAGTTTGAGCAGCGGCTTGTTAAACAAGGTCAGGATGAAGACCGCAGCATTGAAAATACTCTGGATTTGGCATGGGAACTTTTATCATTGCTGCCTAAAGAAGAATTAGACAGAATGACTCCGGAAATCTTGAACAAATATTACAGGGAAAATACATAA
- a CDS encoding V-type ATP synthase subunit F gives MRAYLISDNVETWVGMRLAGIEGTVLYEKEDILEKIKKISSEKDVGIILITETAASLARKEVDDLKIEMILPLIAEIPDRHGTNREKDRITGYIKESIGIKI, from the coding sequence ATGAGAGCATATCTTATAAGCGACAACGTAGAAACATGGGTAGGCATGAGGTTGGCGGGAATAGAAGGCACCGTCCTTTATGAAAAAGAAGATATACTTGAAAAAATTAAAAAAATTTCAAGTGAAAAGGATGTCGGCATAATACTTATTACCGAAACGGCAGCATCATTGGCACGTAAAGAAGTAGATGATCTAAAAATTGAAATGATCCTGCCCCTTATTGCTGAGATTCCCGACAGGCACGGTACAAATCGGGAAAAGGACAGGATAACGGGTTACATAAAAGAATCCATCGGCATAAAAATATGA
- a CDS encoding V-type ATP synthase subunit E yields the protein MITVEDKLKSFSDEIIKQVEADSKVKLQEFYDHSKRDIETEKKNILKEAHKKIEDMKLKSEAQKKQIISKASIDKDYELLKKRDEIFQRVFADIKKIAEDYVKSEEYEGFLLNCIDKGLSFVNAKEAVLILTHGDLEKHKEKIVSYLKNKRPDYINIKAEEGEDDMLGGCIVENKMRTLRWDFSIAAMIDNNRELIGKNLDENI from the coding sequence TTGATAACGGTAGAAGACAAACTGAAGAGCTTTTCCGATGAAATCATAAAGCAGGTGGAAGCAGATTCTAAGGTTAAGCTTCAGGAATTCTATGACCACAGCAAGAGAGATATTGAAACAGAGAAAAAGAATATATTAAAGGAAGCACATAAAAAAATAGAGGATATGAAATTAAAGTCGGAGGCACAAAAAAAACAGATAATTTCAAAGGCCTCAATTGATAAGGATTATGAGCTCCTTAAGAAAAGAGATGAAATATTTCAAAGAGTTTTTGCTGATATAAAAAAAATAGCGGAGGATTATGTTAAAAGTGAAGAATATGAAGGTTTTCTTTTAAACTGCATTGATAAAGGCTTATCTTTTGTAAATGCAAAAGAAGCAGTACTGATTTTGACCCATGGCGATTTGGAAAAACACAAAGAGAAAATAGTTTCTTATTTAAAAAATAAAAGGCCGGATTACATAAATATTAAAGCAGAGGAAGGCGAAGACGATATGCTGGGAGGATGTATTGTGGAAAATAAAATGAGGACTTTAAGATGGGATTTTTCAATTGCAGCCATGATAGACAACAACAGGGAGCTAATAGGGAAAAACCTTGATGAAAACATATAA
- a CDS encoding TetR/AcrR family transcriptional regulator encodes MEPLENNESRERILNASIKLFSEKGFDATRVNEIAEAAEVNKALIYYYFKSKEEILDYLIDSLFKSVTSLAMDFIHQNIIQMIKEGSLDIEADRLHFINENALKFFLQQATIYIENLLDYVLEHRDVIRILLLESLKNGKHHDALFRLMDLLKENDDNLIYKTIWDADNDFNFPDNMILHKFFFSFMPYINFAAYFDEYKKKSSLNDQEIRRSFLHSLKAVTFFSISGNDILMLHRLW; translated from the coding sequence ATGGAGCCACTAGAAAACAACGAATCCAGGGAAAGAATACTCAACGCTTCAATAAAGCTGTTTTCAGAAAAAGGTTTTGATGCAACTAGGGTCAATGAGATCGCGGAGGCGGCAGAGGTTAACAAAGCCCTTATATATTACTATTTTAAAAGTAAGGAAGAAATACTGGATTACTTGATCGATTCTCTTTTTAAAAGCGTAACCTCCCTGGCCATGGATTTTATTCATCAAAATATTATACAGATGATCAAGGAAGGTAGCCTGGATATTGAGGCTGATCGCCTTCACTTTATCAATGAGAATGCTTTAAAGTTTTTTTTGCAGCAAGCGACTATCTATATAGAAAATTTACTTGATTATGTTTTAGAGCATAGAGATGTTATCCGTATCCTTTTGCTTGAATCCCTTAAAAACGGCAAGCACCACGATGCGTTGTTCCGTTTGATGGATTTATTGAAGGAAAACGATGACAATCTGATTTATAAAACCATCTGGGATGCGGATAACGACTTTAACTTCCCTGATAATATGATACTTCACAAGTTCTTCTTTTCATTTATGCCTTATATCAATTTTGCCGCTTATTTTGATGAATACAAAAAGAAAAGTTCCTTAAACGATCAGGAAATTCGCAGATCTTTCCTGCATTCACTTAAGGCGGTTACTTTTTTTTCTATCTCGGGAAACGATATATTAATGCTGCATAGGTTATGGTAA
- a CDS encoding ABC transporter ATP-binding protein, whose protein sequence is MEPIIIVKDVVKEYVMGEIKIRAADGISFEVAPGELVVVLGPSGAGKSTVLNILGGMDFPTSGEVWVKGRDISRFNQNELTMYRRKHIGFVFQFYNLMPSLTTLENVEIAAQICDAPMDAVSVLKNVGLGERMSNFPAQLSGGEQQRVSIARAVAKNPTLLLCDEPTGALDYMTGKTILKLLRDINRDFEKTVMIITHNSSIAQMADKVVRVKNGKVESVELNDNPLPIERIEW, encoded by the coding sequence ATGGAACCAATTATCATAGTTAAAGATGTGGTAAAAGAATATGTAATGGGTGAGATAAAAATACGTGCTGCCGACGGGATATCCTTTGAAGTTGCCCCAGGGGAACTGGTGGTAGTTCTGGGACCCAGCGGGGCGGGCAAAAGTACGGTTTTGAATATTCTTGGAGGCATGGACTTTCCAACATCCGGAGAGGTCTGGGTAAAGGGAAGGGATATATCCAGGTTTAATCAGAATGAATTGACAATGTATAGGAGAAAGCATATAGGCTTTGTGTTTCAGTTCTATAATCTTATGCCGAGTCTGACAACCCTTGAGAATGTCGAGATTGCAGCCCAGATATGCGATGCCCCTATGGATGCGGTTTCGGTGCTTAAAAATGTGGGCCTGGGTGAAAGAATGTCCAATTTCCCTGCTCAGCTCTCGGGCGGCGAGCAGCAGAGAGTGTCCATAGCCAGAGCCGTTGCAAAAAATCCTACACTGCTTTTATGTGACGAGCCCACAGGTGCCCTGGACTATATGACCGGCAAAACCATCTTAAAGCTGCTTCGTGACATAAACCGTGATTTTGAAAAGACGGTAATGATAATAACTCACAACAGCTCTATTGCACAAATGGCAGATAAAGTAGTAAGAGTCAAAAACGGCAAAGTAGAGTCGGTGGAGTTAAATGATAACCCGCTGCCGATAGAAAGGATTGAGTGGTAA
- a CDS encoding V-type ATP synthase subunit A: MENATGIIIYINGPVVKAKNMTAFRMREMVLVGKNKLIGEVISLNGDKGTIQVYEETEGLEIDEEVQSTGKALSLKLGPGIIGNIFDGIERPLIKINEMSKSFIPQGIGMISIDADKSWHINISVKAGDIVFGGQIYGTVKETPVVEHRLMVPPGIKGRVIEAVSSGAYSIENVLVKVEDEKKDIVELKMYHEWPVRTPRPVKERMEMLRPLITGQRVMDTFFPVAKGGTAAIPGGFGTGKTSAQHQLAKWSDADIIVYVGCGERGNEMTEVLEEFPEIADPKTGRPIMDRTVLIANTSNMPVAAREASIYTGITIAEYYRDMGYHVAMMADSTSRWAEALREISGRLEEMPAEEGFPAYLPSRLAEFYERAGYVNNLNGSEGSITIIGAVSPPGGEFSEPVTENTRRYVGVFWGLDKELAYSRHYPAVNWLTSHSGYLSDLSEWYESNVAPDMMELRLKMLKILYEENRLLEIVKLVGEDVLPDDQRLVLEISKIIRVGFLQQSAFHKEDTYVPLKKQYLMLKAINVLYDRSSAAVKRGAPISKIKNDKIYQDIVKMKYNIPNDKLDMFDEIIKSINDYYDSLDKQYA; the protein is encoded by the coding sequence ATGGAGAATGCAACAGGTATCATAATATACATAAACGGGCCGGTGGTCAAAGCCAAAAACATGACGGCATTCAGAATGCGGGAAATGGTGCTGGTGGGGAAAAACAAGCTCATAGGGGAAGTTATTTCCTTAAACGGCGATAAGGGCACCATTCAGGTTTATGAAGAGACAGAGGGCCTTGAAATAGATGAAGAAGTCCAGTCAACAGGAAAGGCGTTGTCCTTAAAATTAGGACCCGGCATAATAGGAAATATTTTTGACGGTATAGAGAGACCTCTTATAAAAATCAATGAAATGAGCAAAAGCTTTATTCCCCAGGGAATAGGAATGATATCCATAGATGCGGATAAAAGCTGGCATATAAATATTAGTGTCAAGGCAGGGGATATAGTTTTTGGCGGGCAGATTTACGGGACTGTAAAGGAAACTCCGGTGGTGGAGCACAGGCTTATGGTGCCGCCCGGGATTAAGGGAAGGGTAATTGAGGCTGTAAGCAGCGGAGCTTACAGCATTGAAAATGTTTTGGTAAAAGTTGAAGATGAAAAAAAGGATATAGTTGAGCTTAAGATGTATCACGAATGGCCGGTAAGGACACCAAGGCCGGTAAAGGAAAGGATGGAGATGCTAAGGCCCCTTATTACAGGGCAAAGGGTGATGGACACTTTTTTTCCTGTTGCAAAAGGAGGAACTGCTGCAATTCCCGGAGGCTTCGGGACGGGAAAGACATCGGCACAGCATCAGCTGGCAAAGTGGTCGGATGCGGATATAATAGTTTATGTGGGCTGCGGTGAGAGAGGAAATGAGATGACGGAAGTCTTAGAGGAGTTTCCCGAAATTGCTGACCCTAAAACCGGAAGGCCTATAATGGACAGGACAGTTCTTATTGCCAATACATCGAACATGCCAGTTGCCGCCAGAGAGGCGTCCATTTATACGGGAATAACCATTGCCGAATATTACAGGGATATGGGATATCACGTTGCCATGATGGCAGACTCAACTTCAAGATGGGCGGAGGCTTTAAGAGAAATATCAGGAAGGTTAGAGGAAATGCCGGCAGAGGAAGGCTTTCCGGCATATCTCCCTTCACGACTGGCTGAATTTTATGAGAGGGCAGGATACGTTAATAACCTCAACGGGTCAGAAGGCTCCATAACAATAATAGGAGCGGTATCGCCTCCAGGAGGAGAATTTTCTGAGCCGGTGACGGAAAACACCCGAAGATATGTGGGAGTATTCTGGGGGTTGGATAAAGAGCTTGCCTATTCCAGGCACTATCCTGCTGTTAATTGGCTCACCAGCCACAGCGGCTACTTAAGCGACCTGTCGGAATGGTATGAGAGCAATGTGGCGCCGGATATGATGGAATTAAGGCTAAAAATGCTGAAGATTTTGTATGAGGAAAACAGGCTATTGGAAATTGTAAAGCTTGTAGGCGAGGATGTGCTGCCAGACGATCAGAGACTGGTCCTTGAAATTTCAAAAATAATCCGGGTAGGTTTTCTGCAGCAAAGCGCTTTTCATAAGGAGGATACTTATGTTCCCTTAAAGAAACAATATCTTATGTTAAAAGCCATAAATGTACTCTATGACAGGAGCAGTGCTGCTGTAAAAAGGGGGGCACCCATTTCCAAGATAAAGAATGATAAAATTTATCAGGATATCGTTAAAATGAAATACAATATACCAAATGATAAGCTTGACATGTTTGATGAAATAATTAAAAGCATAAATGATTATTATGACAGTCTGGATAAACAATATGCTTAA
- a CDS encoding V-type ATP synthase subunit D produces MAVNETPTKSNLLSAKESLEFSKKGYELLDRKRNVLIREMMQLIDDAKEIQEKINSIFPEAYEALKVANMTEGIDTVEDIALAIEEAKDFEVLLKSVMGVEVPSVKYEKRDQKPSYSFYRTNNAFDRAVKSFQDVKYLVYELAEIENSVYRLAMEVKKTQKRTNALQNIQIPKFTSLTKHIQDALDEREREDFFRLKMVKRRTARSRE; encoded by the coding sequence ATGGCAGTAAATGAAACGCCGACCAAATCAAATCTTTTAAGTGCTAAAGAGTCCCTTGAGTTTTCAAAAAAAGGCTATGAGCTCTTAGACAGGAAAAGGAACGTGCTTATAAGAGAAATGATGCAGCTAATTGATGATGCAAAGGAAATACAGGAAAAGATTAATTCTATTTTCCCTGAGGCATATGAAGCCTTGAAGGTTGCCAACATGACGGAAGGAATAGATACCGTTGAAGACATAGCTCTTGCCATAGAAGAGGCTAAGGATTTTGAAGTGCTTTTAAAAAGCGTTATGGGAGTTGAAGTGCCGTCGGTAAAATATGAAAAAAGGGATCAAAAACCCTCCTACAGCTTTTACCGTACCAACAATGCTTTTGACAGGGCGGTGAAAAGCTTTCAGGATGTCAAATACCTTGTCTACGAGCTGGCAGAGATTGAAAACTCTGTATACAGGCTGGCCATGGAAGTCAAAAAGACCCAAAAGAGAACCAATGCCCTCCAAAACATACAAATACCCAAATTCACTTCCCTGACTAAGCACATCCAGGACGCTCTGGATGAAAGGGAAAGGGAAGATTTTTTCAGGCTTAAGATGGTAAAAAGGCGCACTGCAAGAAGCAGGGAATGA